TCACCGGAGTCGAGGTCCTCAGAATGAGGCTGGGGCGGATCGATGCGACAGGACGGAGAGCGGCGGTTCCGATTCCCGGGGCGACCCTTGCGGTGCCGTGCGACCAGGCGATCCTCGCGATGGGCACGGCGCCGGAGCGGAGCATTTGGCGAGGCCTTCCCGCGACACGGCAGGGATACCCGAGTGCGGACCGGCGCGCGAACAGGGTCATGGACAATGTCTATGCGGGCGGCGACGTTCTCGGCGGGGAGCAATCGATCGTCGCCGCCGTGGGCGACGCCAAGAGGACGGCGCGGGCTATCGCCGCGTCCCTTGAGCGGAAGGGCCGAGGCGATGAGTAGGAAAGCCGATCGAACCAAGAGAGATCGCGGGAACGCTCGGGTCGCGGGAGGGGCGAGCCGCCGGAGGACGAGCGCGCTCGACCACGGGAGCGAGAGCGCGGAGGATCGGCTCGATCACGAGGCTTGCTACTCCTACGAGAACCTGAGGACGCGCTTCTGTGGGATCGAGTTCGAGAACCCCTTCCTCCTTGCCGCCTCTCCATGCACCGACAAGATGGAGATGGTCTGCCGCGGCCTCGACTCCGGATGGGCGGGCGCCGTCCTGAAGACGACATCCGTCGAGGGGACGCCGGTCGATCTCGCCTATCCGATGATGACCTCTCTCGACCATGGATCGCAGCGGCTCGTGGGGATGGGGAACATCGATCTCATCAGCGAGCACCATGTCGGCGAGGTGTCCCGCCGGGTTCGCGCGCTCAAGAAGCGGTATCCGTCGAAGGTCATCATCGCGTCGATCATGGGGACCAAGCGCGAGGACTGGCAGGGACTGGTGCGGCGGCTCGAGGACGCCGGCGCCGACATGATCGAATGCTCATTCTCCTGTCCGCAAGGGAGCATGGGCGAGGAGCCGGGCCGGATGCTCGCGCAGTCTGCCGATGCGACCGAGCGGGTCGCCTCGTGGGTCAAGGCGGCGGCGCGCAGGGTGCCGGTCGCCATCAAGATCACTCCGCAGGTGACCGACATCGTCGAGATCGCCAAGGCCCTGGAACGCGCGGGAGTCGATGCGATCACGGCGTCCAACTCGGTCCCCGCCCTGATGGGCGTCGATCTGGAGACATTCGTCCCGCGGC
Above is a genomic segment from Candidatus Eisenbacteria bacterium containing:
- the preA gene encoding NAD-dependent dihydropyrimidine dehydrogenase subunit PreA; translated protein: MRQDGERRFRFPGRPLRCRATRRSSRWARRRSGAFGEAFPRHGRDTRVRTGARTGSWTMSMRAATFSAGSNRSSPPWATPRGRRGLSPRPLSGRAEAMSRKADRTKRDRGNARVAGGASRRRTSALDHGSESAEDRLDHEACYSYENLRTRFCGIEFENPFLLAASPCTDKMEMVCRGLDSGWAGAVLKTTSVEGTPVDLAYPMMTSLDHGSQRLVGMGNIDLISEHHVGEVSRRVRALKKRYPSKVIIASIMGTKREDWQGLVRRLEDAGADMIECSFSCPQGSMGEEPGRMLAQSADATERVASWVKAAARRVPVAIKITPQVTDIVEIAKALERAGVDAITASNSVPALMGVDLETFVPRPALGDKTAYSGFTGPAIKPITLRTIAEIARNVPMPVLGTGGAADWRDAAEFMLLGAGVVQFCTAVMHRGFRIIDDLRSGMSLYLSDKGIPCPEGIVGKSLPRIASHDDLPRRRVRSVVVEEKCIRCGLCYVACRDGGHMAIRWSEERLPRVDVDLCTGCGLCVNVAPVEGCIVLDVARPSRTERLSRPARPKGPRRRGGAA